TTTTTTTGCATTCATGCTCCTTTATTGAACCGTTTCAATAAAAGAGTATCAAATGTTTTTACTTGTCGTCTATATTTAAGACTTTATCCCTTGTTTTTAGCAACACTTTTTGAGTATTATGCCCATTGCGAGCGAAGCGCGGCAATCTAATAATTAAGGCAAGATTGCTTCACCCCTTCGGGATTCGCAATGACAGTAAAAACAAGATACCTCATTGCATTTCCCGCCTTTGGCGAGGTCTCGCCTCGGGCTGACAATATGACAACTAAATAAAAAAATGCTGGGGGACAGAATTGAACTGTCGACACCAGGTTTTTCAGACCTGTGCTCTACCAACTGAGCTACCCCAGCACATAAAATTAACCATAAATCAAAATTATCAAAAAACGCTGCAACAAAATTTATAAAACATCTAACCATTGGTGTTCAACATGTTTTGTCATTCCAGAATGTCTTAATCGGGAATCCAGCTTTTTACTGACACACCATTTATAGATTCCCGCTAATCCCGCCGAGGCGGGACGGAAATAACAAGCAAGGTGGATGGCAATGACAGTCAAGTGCTGGTGGCGCATATGACAGACCTTCTAACATAAAGAAAACTACTCTTCTATTTTGCCTTCTTTGTATGCTTTCTTGCCTGCCTCAAATGCAAACTCAAGGCGTTCTTTTTTTGAATTCAACTTTTCTTTTGCATCTTCAACAGCATTGATTGTTTTTTCTTTAACATTTTCAACAAAATCTCCTGCATTGTCAATTAAGTCACCTGTCATATTTTTAATTCTTTTTCTTGTCTCTTTACCTGAGCTTGGCGCATATAGCACACCCAAAGCGGCACCAATTAAACCACCAAGAATAAATGCAAGTGTAATACCAGCTGAATTTTTTTCAGACATTTAAATATCTCCTTTACTTGAATTATTACTTCGCGTAACAAGTGGCGTATCAGAAAATTTGCCTATTTAGAGCGTTTTTTGAAAAAACCTGAAACTATACTCGTAAATAATGAACCAACTTTGAAATAAGGGACGACATTGCCAAAAAAACCCGCTATGTTATTTGCAAGACCAGCTATAACTGATGCCTCGGCATTTATTGATTTCAACAGTTCCTCTGCTTCACTTGCGGTGTAAAAGACCTGTTGAGCCGTTTGCTTCAACTGTATTAATGTTTGAACAAGATAAACAACCGCCACAACAATCGCTACGGTAATTATTACCAAACAAATGCCAAGCAGTATGTTCATATTATCACCTCTTTTTTATTTTGTTTGGAATTTTAACAAATGTGCCAGTGCAAGTCAAACCTTTCAAAAAATGTTTAAGTCGCGGGGCTATTCTGTTAGCCTCAGGCTGACTCCCCTGTGTCATCCCGAAACGCAGTGAGGGATCTTGTAATTGAGTTAAAGATCTCTCTTCGCTTCGCTCATCGAGATGACAAGCAAACCATAAACTGCAACCATTTTATTGACTTTACTTTGAGTGTTAATTATAATCTTTCGTATGGAAAGTTCTAAAAATGAATTGTTAAACATTTGGAAACCTATTAAAAACAAACTTTCTAAACGGCTGGAAGATTTTCATGAAGTTTGGAAAACCTACCCTGAAGAAGAACTTTTTGGAGAGCTTGCGTTTTGTATTTTAACCCCACAGTCAAGCGCAAAAATGTGTTGGCGCGCCATAGAAAATTTAAAGAACAAAAACCTTCTACTTAAGGGTAAAAAGGAACAAATTGAAAAAGAACTTTTTGGCGTGCGTTTTAAATATACAAAAGCACAAAGAATTGTTGAAGCACGAGAAAAAGTAACAATAAAGTCCGCCTCGCATCTTTGTGCGGGCGAGACCTCGCCCGAAGGGCGGGGTAAAATCTCTCTTAGAAAAATTCTTAACGAGCATACAAACTGTCAACTTAAACGCGAATGGCTTGTACAAAATATTAAAGGTATTGGGTATAAAGAGGCCGGACATTTTTTAAGGAACATTGGCTTCGCCCAAGAACTTGCGATACTTGACAGGCACATACTAAAAAACCTTAAATACTTTGGCGTAATTTCTGAAATTCCAAAAACACTGACAAAAAGTAAGTATTTTGAAATTGAAAATTTGATGAAAAAATTTGCAAAGAAAACAGGCATTCCACTTGACCATATGGACCTGCTTTTTTGGCAAAAGGAAACAGGAGAGGTTTTTAAATAATTATGGATGCAAAAGCGTTTACTAAACTTAGCTACGGGGTTTACATTGTAAGTTCTCAAAAAGATGGTAAATTTAACGGTCAAATTGCAAACACTGTATTTCAAGTATCGGCAGAACCGGCACTTTTTGCAGTAAGTATAAACAAAACTTAACGCATGAGTTTATAAGCAGTAGTAAAAGTTTTTCAATTTCAGTGCTTTGCTCTGATGTGCCGCTTGTTTTTATTGGAAAGTTTGGCTTTAAAAGCGGCAGAAACATTGATAAATTTGAAGGGGTAAGCTTTGACATTGGTAAAAACTCTATGCCATGCGTAAATGATTATTGCGTTGCACATATTGTTGCTGAAGTTATTGCGACCTCTGATGCTGCCACCCACACACTTTTTATAGGTAAGGTTATTGATGCGAAAGTATTAAACGAAAAAGAACCGCTTACATATTTTGATTATCACCTTATTAAAGGCGGCAAAACACCAAAATCAGCAACAACCTATGTTGAAGAGAAAAAACTGTAATATCTAGTGCAAATAAATGATAAAAACAAGATCCCTCTCCCGCCATCGGCGGGATTCGAGATGACAAACTAAAAAAAAGTCTGTCATTCCCAAGGGTTTCAGCCCCTGCCTTTGGCGGGACTTGTCATCTCGACTTTTGCTTTCCCCCATCCTGTCATCTCGACGAACGAAGTGAGGAGAGATCTTAATGTTGAACAATAACTACTATGTGTACATTCTCACAAACTGGAACAATAAAGTTATGTATATCGGAATGACGAACAATCTTGAACGAAGAATTTATGAGCATAAAAGTAAACTGATAAACGGTTTTAGTAAAAAATATAACCTTAACAAGATAGTTTATTTTGAGCAGACAACTGATGTAAGTGCCGCCATATATAGAGAAAAGGAAATCAAAAAGTGGCGCAGAGAAAAGAAAGATTCTCTTGTTGAAAAAATGAATCCAGCTTGGGATGATTTATCTATAGAGTATTTGTAAAAGATACCTCATCCCGCCTTTTGCGGGATTCGGTATGACAGACAAAAAGAAATAGGAGGAATTATGCAGAAATTTGTATGTAGCATTTGCGGTTATGTTTATGACCCTGCTTTAGGCGACCCGGATAACGGCGTTGCGGCAGGAACGGAGTTTGAGCAAGTAGATAGTTCATGGGTTTGCCCGGTATGTGGAGCAGGCAAGGAAGTTTTTGAGGCACAAAACTAATATATGAAAAAAATATTCGTTGCGATTGGTATTAGCGGTTTTGCGGCTTTTGTATCGCTTGTTGCCACATTTGTCATAGGAATTACGCACTTAAACTTTGAGCTACACAAAAAATGCGCATTTGCAACTATTGGCTTTGGATTAGTGCACTTTGGGCTGATTCTTTATAAAAATCATAGAGTTTCCAAAGCAAAAAAAGCTAGTGTTCAAAAGTAAAGATCCCTTTCGCCATTTTTGATTCTTTCATAATATTGCGCAAGCATTGGGTAGGCGATTGGATTTTTTTCTTTTGTTTCCATTAATTCTTTTTCTATAACTTTTTCACCAGCAATTTTTGTTTTTGGGCTTGCAAAATCATCTAACCACTCTCTAAAAGTTAAAATTGCGTTTAGTTTGCAAAACTTTCCTTCGTCACCATTTTTAAGCAGGTCCATTATGCACTTTCCTGTGCGCTTGCAACGATACCCCGCCGTGCAAAAAGATGTTATCATTCCTTTGCAAGAAAGCTCATAAATAAGTTCATCAAGTGTTCTTGTATCACCCAAAACAAATTGCTGGCCTTCGCCTTCTTGATGCTGGTTAAAATCCTCTTTGCTGTATGAGCCGACACCAATGCGTGAAGACGCGTCCATTTGTGTACACCCAAGCATTAAAGTTTCTCTCCTTAGTTTTTCACTTTCTCTTGCGGTAAGTATCATACCGGCGTAAGGTATGCTAAGGCGTAAAACGGTTATTAATTTTTTAAACTCTTCATCACTAACTTTATAATTACCCCTGCCTTCAAAGTTTGTATTTAATGCTGGCTCAAGCCGAGGAAAAGAGATAGTGTGAGGACCAACGCCAAACTTTTTTTCAAGCTCTATGGTATGATACAAAAGTCCCATAACCTCAAACTTCCAGTTATAAAGCCCAAATAAGGCACCTATTCCAACATCATCAACACCGGCCTCAAATGCTCTGTGCATTGTGTAAAGCCGCCATAGATAATTTGCCTTGAGTGTTTTCGCAGGGTGAAGTTTTGCATAGCTTTCTTTGTGGTAGGTCTCTTGAAATACCTGATAAGTTCCAATGTCCGCGTTAACAAGTTTTTTTAATTTTTCTACCGACATAGGCGCGGCATTTATATTAACCCTTCTAATTTGCCCATAACCTTTACCTGCTTTTACCTTTACACCATAAACAAGACGCATACTTTCTGTTATGTAATCTACATCGGCAGTTGGGTGCTCACCATAAACAAGTACAAGCCGTTTATGGCCAATTTTTCCAGCGAGTGTTTCAACCTCGCTAATTATCTCCGTCGCCGACAATGCCTTTCTTTGTAAACTAATATTGTCTTTTCGCAGTCCGCAATATGAGCAATTATTTACACAATAATCATTTAAGTAAAGTGGAGCAAAGGTTACTATGCGATTATCATATACCTTTAATTTAATCTTTAGTGCCGCATCCTGCATTTCTAAAAGCAGGTCCGGGTCTTGCACATTCAAAAGCATAGCTGTTTCTTGTGGCAATAAAGTTTCTATTGCCAATGCCTTTGCAATTATTGCGCGGACCGTGCCTTTTTCTGGGGAGGCATTTGAAAGGTACGCAAGTATTTCGGACTCATTTATAAAATCTTTACCATTATTTAAATATTTTTCTATCTCGTTAGGTATTATTTGGCTTTCTATCCAGCTTTTTTCATTCATTTTGATACTTCCTTGTTAAGTATATATTTGTAAAAAAATTTTTGATTATTATCTCGTGACAAAACTTTTGAAAAATCATCCCACCTTGGCTGACTATGAATGAGAATTTTTTTGGAGTTTTCGTCAAGGATGTTTGAGCCCGCCACAAAGTGGCGAGGCGAGTTTCCGTAGACGCCAAAAAAAATGCGAATGAATAGCCACCGTGGGTGCATTTCTTTTGGTTACTTTTCTTTGGGCATACAAAGAAAAGTATCATGGGGCGTCAGCCCGAGGCTAGACCTCGCCAAGGGCGGG
This is a stretch of genomic DNA from Endomicrobiales bacterium. It encodes these proteins:
- a CDS encoding YtxH domain-containing protein; amino-acid sequence: MSEKNSAGITLAFILGGLIGAALGVLYAPSSGKETRKRIKNMTGDLIDNAGDFVENVKEKTINAVEDAKEKLNSKKERLEFAFEAGKKAYKEGKIEE
- a CDS encoding N-glycosylase/DNA lyase; translation: MESSKNELLNIWKPIKNKLSKRLEDFHEVWKTYPEEELFGELAFCILTPQSSAKMCWRAIENLKNKNLLLKGKKEQIEKELFGVRFKYTKAQRIVEAREKVTIKSASHLCAGETSPEGRGKISLRKILNEHTNCQLKREWLVQNIKGIGYKEAGHFLRNIGFAQELAILDRHILKNLKYFGVISEIPKTLTKSKYFEIENLMKKFAKKTGIPLDHMDLLFWQKETGEVFK
- a CDS encoding rubredoxin; translation: MQKFVCSICGYVYDPALGDPDNGVAAGTEFEQVDSSWVCPVCGAGKEVFEAQN
- the hydG gene encoding [FeFe] hydrogenase H-cluster radical SAM maturase HydG, which produces MNEKSWIESQIIPNEIEKYLNNGKDFINESEILAYLSNASPEKGTVRAIIAKALAIETLLPQETAMLLNVQDPDLLLEMQDAALKIKLKVYDNRIVTFAPLYLNDYCVNNCSYCGLRKDNISLQRKALSATEIISEVETLAGKIGHKRLVLVYGEHPTADVDYITESMRLVYGVKVKAGKGYGQIRRVNINAAPMSVEKLKKLVNADIGTYQVFQETYHKESYAKLHPAKTLKANYLWRLYTMHRAFEAGVDDVGIGALFGLYNWKFEVMGLLYHTIELEKKFGVGPHTISFPRLEPALNTNFEGRGNYKVSDEEFKKLITVLRLSIPYAGMILTARESEKLRRETLMLGCTQMDASSRIGVGSYSKEDFNQHQEGEGQQFVLGDTRTLDELIYELSCKGMITSFCTAGYRCKRTGKCIMDLLKNGDEGKFCKLNAILTFREWLDDFASPKTKIAGEKVIEKELMETKEKNPIAYPMLAQYYERIKNGERDLYF
- a CDS encoding GIY-YIG nuclease family protein — protein: MLNNNYYVYILTNWNNKVMYIGMTNNLERRIYEHKSKLINGFSKKYNLNKIVYFEQTTDVSAAIYREKEIKKWRREKKDSLVEKMNPAWDDLSIEYL